A genomic segment from Tuwongella immobilis encodes:
- a CDS encoding fused MFS/spermidine synthase produces the protein MPLLFGLTMFGSALLLFVVQPLIGRLLLPLLGGSPLVWNTALVFFQGILLLGYTYAHRLGQWHSRSAVLLHAVVLTLPLLILPFLVDGDRARTWLTQFGPMFGLLALLLTIVGLPFFALATTAPLLQTWFSRSGHRRASDPYFLYVASNAGSMIALVAYPFLIEPFLPLAMQSATWRVGYIAVVVAILLCGISIGRGTPPPVTEAAETPPQPITTARRLRWIGLSALPSSLLVSVTSYLTTDLAPMPLLWLLPLALYLLTFMLAFSTSIRIPTQTLGRVLMILVSAVALAMLLHASEPLFLVLACHLLMFFLATLLAHCQLAADRPPAGDLTQFYLVMSLGGVLGGIFNVWLAPLLFHRAGLIEYPLAIALVSLARSPEDDPRIRTTDWLLPMLLLLATLGWRALIQQNAWIAGSVADLSKQLSLPAENLRGGLTYGVSLLLAYMLVDRRLRFAIAIAGLILISRMDDGPVGRTILLERNHLGLVQVAIDPDEQFIRMVHGNTIHGQQWRDRSDPRHGDPLTYYHRRGPMGEVFKQGFDPDNRPIRIGAIGLGTGSLAAYAKPNQDWDFFELDPAVEKLARDDQYFTYLRDTKAKSMQVILGDARLQLETIPDGSYNLLIVDAFSSDSIPIHLITAEALELYRRKLTPDGVLAIHLSNRYLKLSPIVAKLAESAEPAWTIMLAQDRGVDDEIQKAEGRFPSEWVLLAPNAERLAPWKRNRLFSPYRAPAGTPRWTDDYAALLAAILPVWGEPD, from the coding sequence ATGCCATTGCTCTTTGGATTGACCATGTTCGGCAGTGCGTTGCTGCTGTTTGTGGTTCAACCGCTCATTGGTCGGTTGTTGCTCCCACTCCTGGGCGGATCGCCGCTGGTGTGGAATACCGCCCTGGTGTTCTTCCAAGGCATCCTGCTGTTGGGCTACACCTACGCCCACCGATTGGGCCAATGGCACAGTCGCAGCGCGGTGTTGCTCCACGCCGTCGTGCTGACCTTGCCGTTGCTGATTCTCCCATTCCTGGTCGATGGCGATCGCGCTCGCACCTGGTTGACCCAATTCGGACCCATGTTCGGATTGTTGGCACTCTTGTTGACGATTGTGGGACTGCCGTTCTTTGCGCTGGCGACCACCGCGCCATTGCTGCAAACCTGGTTCAGCCGCAGCGGACACCGCCGCGCCAGCGATCCCTACTTTCTCTATGTCGCCAGCAACGCCGGTAGCATGATCGCACTGGTGGCGTATCCGTTTCTCATCGAACCGTTTCTGCCGCTGGCCATGCAATCCGCAACCTGGCGAGTGGGGTACATTGCCGTGGTGGTGGCGATTCTGCTCTGCGGAATCAGCATCGGCCGCGGAACCCCGCCGCCCGTGACCGAAGCCGCCGAAACGCCGCCGCAACCGATCACCACCGCCCGCCGACTGCGCTGGATCGGCCTGTCCGCGCTGCCATCCAGCCTGCTCGTCAGCGTCACCAGCTACCTCACGACCGATCTCGCACCGATGCCGCTACTCTGGCTGCTGCCGCTGGCGTTGTATCTGCTGACATTCATGCTGGCATTCTCGACATCCATTCGCATTCCCACTCAGACGTTGGGCCGCGTGTTGATGATTCTGGTGAGCGCAGTCGCACTGGCCATGTTGTTGCACGCCAGCGAGCCGCTGTTCCTGGTGCTGGCGTGTCACCTGCTGATGTTCTTCCTCGCCACGCTGCTGGCCCACTGTCAACTCGCTGCCGATCGACCACCCGCAGGAGATTTAACGCAGTTTTACTTGGTGATGTCGTTGGGCGGGGTGTTGGGTGGCATCTTCAATGTCTGGCTGGCCCCGCTGCTATTCCATCGCGCGGGTTTGATCGAATATCCGTTAGCAATTGCCCTGGTAAGCCTCGCACGATCGCCCGAAGATGACCCGCGAATCCGCACCACCGATTGGCTGCTCCCGATGCTTCTGTTGCTGGCGACGCTCGGCTGGCGAGCGCTGATCCAACAAAACGCCTGGATTGCCGGCAGTGTCGCCGATCTCTCCAAGCAGCTCAGCCTCCCCGCCGAAAACCTTCGCGGTGGCTTGACTTACGGCGTGTCGCTGCTGCTTGCCTATATGCTGGTCGATCGTCGGTTGCGCTTCGCCATCGCCATCGCCGGGCTGATCCTCATCTCCCGAATGGACGATGGACCTGTCGGACGAACGATTCTTCTGGAACGGAATCATCTGGGATTGGTGCAAGTGGCGATCGATCCCGACGAGCAGTTCATTCGCATGGTGCACGGCAACACCATTCACGGCCAGCAATGGCGCGACCGATCCGATCCCCGTCACGGCGATCCGCTCACCTATTATCACCGTCGCGGTCCCATGGGCGAAGTCTTCAAACAGGGGTTTGATCCCGATAATCGACCGATCCGCATTGGTGCCATTGGGTTAGGAACCGGATCACTCGCCGCTTACGCCAAACCCAATCAGGATTGGGACTTCTTCGAGTTGGACCCCGCCGTCGAGAAACTCGCACGCGATGACCAGTATTTTACCTATCTGCGGGATACCAAAGCGAAATCGATGCAGGTCATCCTCGGCGATGCCCGCCTGCAATTGGAGACGATTCCCGATGGTTCCTACAATCTGCTGATCGTGGATGCGTTCTCGTCGGATTCGATTCCCATTCACCTGATTACCGCCGAAGCGTTGGAGCTATATCGTCGCAAATTGACGCCCGATGGCGTGCTCGCGATCCATCTCTCGAATCGCTATTTGAAATTGTCGCCAATCGTCGCCAAACTCGCCGAATCGGCGGAGCCTGCTTGGACGATCATGCTTGCGCAAGATCGAGGCGTCGATGACGAAATTCAAAAGGCGGAAGGCCGCTTCCCCTCGGAATGGGTGCTGCTGGCCCCGAACGCGGAACGGCTCGCCCCCTGGAAACGCAATCGCCTGTTTAGCCCGTATCGTGCCCCTGCCGGAACTCCTCGCTGGACCGATGATTACGCCGCGTTGCTGGCCGCGATTCTGCCCGTCTGGGGCGAGCCAGACTGA
- the trpS gene encoding tryptophan--tRNA ligase: MTAPKPVTRPTRILSGVQPSGKLHLGNYFGAIRQHIALQNTGECFYFIADYHSMTTLQDPTARLANTRDVALDYLALGLDPNKATFYRQSDVPEVCELAWIFSTVCNMGLLERAVSYKDKLDKGLEPNVGLFSYPVLMAADILILRSHLVPVGKDQVQHIEITRDLADRFNRVYNREIFPLPEYRLDAESRIPGTDGEKMSKSYGNTIEIFAEGKPLSKTVMGIVTDSAKLEDPKNPETCTVFALYSLFATPLEREQLADRYRAGGMGYGEAKKALLGQIEAYFEEAREKRKSLVRDPGYVEEVLRVGAKKAREVAKVTLELVREATGFIARPVV, from the coding sequence ATGACGGCACCGAAACCCGTAACTCGCCCGACACGCATTCTCAGCGGGGTGCAACCTTCGGGCAAATTGCACTTGGGCAACTACTTTGGAGCCATTCGGCAGCATATTGCCCTGCAAAATACGGGCGAATGTTTCTACTTCATCGCCGATTATCATTCCATGACCACGCTGCAAGATCCAACAGCGCGGCTGGCCAATACCCGCGATGTCGCGCTCGATTATCTCGCGCTCGGACTCGATCCCAACAAGGCGACGTTCTACCGCCAATCGGATGTTCCCGAAGTTTGCGAACTGGCGTGGATCTTCAGCACCGTCTGCAACATGGGGCTGCTGGAACGCGCCGTCTCCTACAAAGATAAGTTGGACAAGGGGCTTGAGCCGAATGTCGGCTTATTTAGCTATCCCGTGCTGATGGCGGCGGATATTCTCATCTTGCGCTCGCATTTGGTGCCAGTGGGCAAAGACCAAGTGCAGCATATCGAAATCACACGCGACTTAGCCGATCGATTTAATCGGGTTTACAATCGGGAGATCTTCCCGTTGCCGGAATATCGTCTGGACGCCGAATCGCGGATTCCCGGCACTGATGGCGAGAAGATGAGTAAATCGTATGGCAATACGATCGAAATTTTCGCCGAGGGCAAGCCGCTCTCCAAGACGGTCATGGGCATTGTCACCGATTCCGCAAAATTGGAAGATCCGAAGAATCCCGAGACCTGCACGGTATTTGCGCTCTACAGTTTGTTCGCCACCCCACTCGAACGCGAACAGTTGGCCGACCGATACCGGGCCGGGGGAATGGGCTACGGCGAAGCGAAAAAGGCACTGCTCGGCCAAATCGAAGCCTACTTCGAAGAGGCCCGCGAGAAACGCAAATCACTCGTGCGCGATCCGGGCTACGTCGAGGAAGTGCTGCGCGTCGGTGCCAAAAAGGCCCGCGAAGTCGCCAAAGTGACGTTGGAATTGGTCCGCGAAGCCACCGGGTTTATCGCACGCCCAGTCGTTTGA